From Hoplias malabaricus isolate fHopMal1 chromosome 11, fHopMal1.hap1, whole genome shotgun sequence, a single genomic window includes:
- the si:dkey-238o13.4 gene encoding peroxisomal trans-2-enoyl-CoA reductase: MANGDRVVLALGGAGTVGSGLVKALLDRGFKVAVISRDSNKLEKLKAFVSPATKGNLTTVVGNVGSEEGAEEAKQALMRSVGKITDVVSSLGFSWWQGGPPHTQPLKELHWVIETLLFSTFVSWKAFFPLVRDDPNCTYTFITGGAGEKLLMPGTGFLTVGAASTLAFCQVLREEYPEVPCKLNQVKINTGVASPERMAPGYLNHVDLGEAVATLVERRNKSHTVFTINSPSDLKTVILEGNL, from the exons ATGGCCAACGGGGACAGAGTGGTTCTGGCACTTGGTGGGGCAGGAACAGTGGGCTCAGGTCTGGTCAAGGCGCTGCTGGACAGAG GTTTTAAAGTTGCCGTGATCTCCAGAGATAGTAACAAGCTGGAGAAACTCAAAGCTTTTGTCTCACCCGCCACCAAAGGCAACCTGACCACTGTGGTAGGAAATGTCG GCTCAGAAGAGGGAGCTGAGGAGGCGAAGCAGGCCTTGATGCGCTCTGTGGGGAAGATCACAGATGTGGTTTCCTCACTGGGCTTCAGCTGGTGGCAGGGAGGACCACCACACACTCAGCCACTCAAAGAACTTCACTGG GTCATTGAGACACTGCTGTTCAGCACCTTTGTGTCCTGGAAAGCCTTCTTTCCTCTGGTGAGGGATGATCCCAATTGCACCTATACATTCATTACAG GGGGAGCTGGGGAGAAACTTCTGATGCCAGGCACAGGCTTCCTGACAGTCGGGGCGGCTAGCACACTGGCCTTCTGTCAGGTCCTGAGAGAGGAGTACCCGGAGGTGCCCTGCAAACTCAATCAG GTGAAGATCAACACGGGTGTTGCCTCTCCAGAACGCATGGCACCTGGGTACCTGAATCATGTGGATCTAGGTGAGGCTGTGGCTACACTAGTGGAGAGGAGGAACAAATCTCACACCGTCTTCACTATCAACTCCCCCTCAGACTTAAAAACGGTTATCTTGGAGGGCAACCTGTAG